In the Dolichospermum flos-aquae CCAP 1403/13F genome, TAATGCGCTCTTACCTGATCCATTATTGCCAACAAAAATATTGATATCGGGATCTAAATTAACTTCCAAATGCTCGAAGCAGCGGAAATTTTTGATAATAACTTTTTGAATGTGCATTGATTTATTTTTCTTGATAAAATTACTAATCTTCTTCTAAAGCTACAGGTTCAGTAGGATCATCATAGCGGTAAGGCTGAGTATTCTGTAAAGGATAAAGATTGGTATTTTGTGTTTCTAGAGATTTAATTTGATGTTGTGCGGTTTGAGGTTGTAAAATAATCACTTCCACAACATCACCAGCATGGAAAGGCAAACCTTTTAATACCAAAGTTCCATCTTCAGTTAAGGACGTTTCGATTTTATGAGCATTCATATTATCAATTTGGTGTGTTACAGTTGATTTTATTTTAACATATTACCTCGTTACCGTTAATTGCATTTCTTTGGTGTTAATAATTCTAAGTTATTCCCTAAAATCGTCCCTTTCAAATTTGCTCCCTGGAAATTTGCACCCCTAATAATTGCACCGTGCAAATTTGCTCCGGCTAAATTCGCAGCTTTTAAATTTGCAAAACTTAAATCAGCTTCCGTTAAATTGGCTTCCGTCAAATTAGCTTTAGATAAAAATGCGTTTCCTAAATGAGCTTTGGTTAAATTAGCCTTATGTAAGTTAGCTTGATAAAGTTGAGCAGTCATTAATTCTGCTTCATATAAATTCGCTTCACTCAAATTAGCAGTAATTAAATTAGCTGCCATTAAAGTTGCAAAACCTAGATTACTACGAATAAGTTGGGACGCTGATAAATCAGCACCTTTTAAATTTGCATTTTGCAAATCTGTACCAATTAAATTTGCATCATTAATCATAGCATTTTCTAGATTTGCACCACTTAAATCAGCACCAATAAAGTTTCCAAAACTTAAATCAGCCTGTATTAAAATTGCACCACTCAAATTAGCAATACTCAAATTAGCTTGACTCAAATTAGCTTCGATTAATTTGGCTTGATAACAAATAGCATTACTGAGATTAGCATGACTAAAATTAGTTCGCACTAATAAAGCGTGAGCTAAATTTACTTTATTCAAATTTACTCCTTGAAGATTTGCCCCCCGCAGGTTTTCTCCTAGTAGATTTGCACAGCTAAGATCAATTTCAATGTGGGGATTTTTGTTTCTCCATTCTATCCAAGTAACTGCACCTGATCGTAATAAATTGAGATGTTGTTGATTTGCCATTTTTTATTTCTACTCCTTTATTCGTTCCGCTTACCTTGAGGATTTTCTCTTCCTGGTGAATTTTCAATTGCGGCTAAAGCGCCCGCTGCTCCTGCTAAAATATCCTGTTCTGAGCCACCTAAATAAAGTCGGCCAAAACTACCAACAGCTTGAACTTCCAAAATATTAATTTGCGCGGCTTTTTCTGCTTCATTGGCTGCTAATGCAGCATAAGCCGCTGGTTCAACTTCTAATACATAAAGGGTTTGTCCTGCTAATAGCAGTTGTCCCCGACGGGTACGGTTAATCAGTTGGGTTTGATAAGCGTCAATATTACGGATAATCTGACTAGAAACTACACGAGGTTTGAGACATTCCTCTTTTTTCACACCTAGAAACGCCAAAATTGCATCTCCAGCCGCTCGCGTTTCCCCTTGAGAACCAGAATGCACTTCTAAAAGTCCATATAGCCGTTCTACTACTTGCACTCCAG is a window encoding:
- a CDS encoding pentapeptide repeat-containing protein; its protein translation is MANQQHLNLLRSGAVTWIEWRNKNPHIEIDLSCANLLGENLRGANLQGVNLNKVNLAHALLVRTNFSHANLSNAICYQAKLIEANLSQANLSIANLSGAILIQADLSFGNFIGADLSGANLENAMINDANLIGTDLQNANLKGADLSASQLIRSNLGFATLMAANLITANLSEANLYEAELMTAQLYQANLHKANLTKAHLGNAFLSKANLTEANLTEADLSFANLKAANLAGANLHGAIIRGANFQGANLKGTILGNNLELLTPKKCN
- a CDS encoding microcompartments protein, which codes for MGIELRSFVFLDNLQPQHAAYMGTVAQGFLPLPGDTSLWIEISPGIEINKITDVALKSASVRPGVQVVERLYGLLEVHSGSQGETRAAGDAILAFLGVKKEECLKPRVVSSQIIRNIDAYQTQLINRTRRGQLLLAGQTLYVLEVEPAAYAALAANEAEKAAQINILEVQAVGSFGRLYLGGSEQDILAGAAGALAAIENSPGRENPQGKRNE